A genome region from Maridesulfovibrio salexigens DSM 2638 includes the following:
- a CDS encoding type I restriction endonuclease — MDFAEKVVDLSTRINDLREHVTTEEATKNALILPFLQMLGYDTFDPRVVVPEFTSDTGTKKNEKVDYAVMKDGCPIMLIECKTCGCTLDQGKANQLHRYFQNTPTARVAILTDGISYKFFSDLDKPNLMDPKPFMVFDFEKIEESLIPELRKLSNGQFDENSTLDAAQNLKYTREIKRLMAQQFENPTEDFIRLFAGQVYSGQLRANVVEDFSARVKQAAQDCINEMINDRLKSAMTGDSSVQLSMSAMSDEAEPATTEEEDDKPKVITTEEEIEGFHIVKAILREFVEPSRIIMRDTQSYCGILLDDNNRKPICRMHFNATQKYLGLLDDNKAETRHAIDSLDDIYSFADGLKGAVERYK, encoded by the coding sequence ATGGATTTTGCTGAAAAAGTAGTCGATCTATCAACTAGAATTAATGACTTGCGCGAACACGTAACCACTGAAGAAGCGACAAAAAACGCTTTAATTCTGCCTTTCTTGCAAATGCTGGGGTATGATACATTTGATCCAAGGGTAGTTGTTCCTGAATTCACTTCAGATACCGGGACTAAGAAAAATGAAAAAGTTGATTATGCCGTAATGAAAGACGGTTGCCCTATAATGCTTATAGAATGCAAGACCTGCGGATGCACTTTAGATCAAGGGAAAGCAAATCAACTTCATAGATATTTTCAAAACACACCAACTGCACGGGTTGCTATCTTAACTGACGGCATTTCTTATAAGTTCTTTTCTGATCTCGACAAACCGAATCTTATGGACCCCAAACCGTTCATGGTTTTTGATTTTGAAAAAATCGAAGAAAGCCTTATTCCCGAATTGCGAAAACTTTCTAATGGTCAATTTGACGAAAATTCAACTTTAGACGCTGCCCAAAACCTTAAATATACAAGAGAAATAAAACGCTTAATGGCTCAACAGTTTGAAAATCCTACTGAAGATTTTATCCGACTGTTTGCCGGACAGGTCTATTCCGGTCAGCTCCGGGCTAATGTGGTTGAAGACTTTAGTGCAAGAGTCAAGCAGGCCGCACAGGATTGCATTAATGAAATGATCAATGATCGACTTAAAAGTGCAATGACTGGCGATTCATCGGTACAATTATCTATGTCTGCAATGAGCGATGAAGCTGAACCTGCGACAACTGAAGAGGAAGATGATAAGCCTAAAGTTATTACTACTGAAGAAGAAATTGAAGGCTTTCATATTGTAAAAGCTATTCTGCGTGAATTTGTAGAACCTTCAAGAATAATTATGAGAGACACTCAAAGCTATTGCGGTATCCTTCTGGATGACAATAACCGTAAACCAATTTGCCGGATGCATTTTAACGCCACGCAAAAATATCTTGGTTTACTGGATGATAACAAAGCTGAAACACGTCATGCAATTGATTCACTGGACGACATATATTCTTTTGCCGATGGACTTAAGGGTGCGGTTGAGCGGTATAAATAA
- a CDS encoding phage/plasmid primase, P4 family yields MGWAGTHLSEDERKTIARSLFEDAKEEGKWLNGKCPFHADDNPSFGYNFEEDYFNCLAGCTDCGDLIKLYGLVNNLPNDEGFKSFKDKYGQGVKDAPKPRKTVQQKRKEGKGGSTPVIPESVWGRMALLPDDWFEVFRKVRGWSPEVIKRHDLRMQMCYRDRDENIRPINGAPMRVAIPIRDAQGQLRNIRLYRKPGTNLKSKIISWGRGYGNARLFPALPMIAKSGPIVLCEGEPDTLCGESFGFNTATQTSKTVKWSQDHLEPFVGRDVILAYDADQPGQAHAEKAIRALLPVVRSLRIIEWPDFMGREPDGSWPEKDGHDLTDFFMKFGKTAKDFQDLIATARRIEPPKEFEVGSEWAFFYDGKFKPRLLADQLLRDQPLLADDMTGLLYRWNAKYWEQISRGTLQQSATHYLGIEATTARVNDATSLAINLSNLPHGRAVNDRDEWVCLQNGMLNLKTLELKPHEHDYFSTICLNVSFDPDSEARCERWEKFLQQTVQTPEPIAQLQEFAGLCLTRDTRFEKCLLLLGPGSDGKSTLLKVLRELVCAANCSAVAFQDLEDQFRRASLYNKLLNISTEIGSAAMETPIFKAVVSGDAIQGAFKHKDSFEFTPFCKLAFAANKLPRVLDNTDGFFRRMLPIEFKKQFLEDDPDRNPHLFEELIEHELSEIFHWALVGLHRLYEQGKFTSCDETRELLMDYRRLNNPVQAFVEDKCELEDGAKQSKDSLYKSYREYSSENGYQAMHKENFFRELYAAVKTLKETRPSINGKRCRMVAGIKTKFELKA; encoded by the coding sequence ATGGGCTGGGCCGGAACACATCTTTCCGAAGATGAGCGCAAGACCATAGCGCGTTCATTGTTTGAGGACGCAAAGGAAGAAGGGAAATGGCTGAACGGCAAATGCCCGTTTCATGCTGATGATAACCCATCCTTTGGCTACAATTTCGAAGAAGATTATTTCAATTGCCTTGCCGGGTGTACCGATTGCGGCGACCTGATCAAGCTTTACGGGCTGGTAAACAACCTGCCGAATGATGAAGGTTTCAAGAGCTTCAAGGATAAATACGGGCAAGGCGTAAAGGATGCCCCCAAGCCCCGAAAGACCGTTCAGCAGAAGCGCAAGGAAGGGAAGGGCGGTAGTACTCCGGTTATTCCTGAAAGCGTGTGGGGCCGCATGGCCTTGTTGCCTGATGATTGGTTTGAAGTGTTCAGGAAGGTACGCGGCTGGTCGCCGGAAGTTATCAAGCGTCACGACCTGCGCATGCAGATGTGCTATCGGGACCGGGACGAAAATATCCGGCCCATTAATGGCGCACCTATGCGCGTTGCTATCCCGATCCGGGACGCGCAAGGCCAGCTTCGTAATATTCGGCTCTACCGCAAGCCCGGCACCAATCTTAAGAGTAAGATCATTTCATGGGGTAGGGGATACGGTAACGCCCGGTTGTTTCCCGCTCTGCCCATGATTGCCAAGTCCGGGCCTATAGTTCTGTGTGAAGGCGAACCGGACACTCTGTGCGGTGAATCCTTCGGCTTCAACACCGCTACGCAAACATCCAAGACGGTGAAATGGTCACAAGATCATTTAGAGCCGTTTGTGGGCCGTGACGTAATCCTTGCCTATGATGCCGACCAGCCGGGGCAAGCCCATGCGGAAAAAGCTATCCGCGCCTTGCTTCCGGTGGTGCGTTCCCTGCGCATCATTGAGTGGCCCGACTTCATGGGCCGGGAACCGGATGGAAGCTGGCCCGAAAAGGATGGTCACGACCTCACCGACTTTTTCATGAAGTTCGGCAAGACAGCGAAGGACTTTCAAGACCTTATCGCCACGGCGCGCAGGATTGAACCGCCTAAAGAGTTCGAAGTGGGTAGTGAATGGGCTTTCTTCTATGACGGCAAATTCAAGCCCCGTTTGCTTGCGGATCAGCTTCTACGTGATCAGCCTTTGCTTGCTGATGATATGACCGGGTTGCTGTATCGCTGGAATGCTAAATACTGGGAGCAGATTTCACGCGGTACGCTTCAGCAGTCGGCTACGCATTACCTCGGCATTGAGGCCACAACAGCGCGTGTGAATGATGCAACGTCTTTGGCTATCAATCTTTCCAATCTTCCGCACGGGCGCGCGGTCAATGACCGTGATGAATGGGTATGCCTGCAAAACGGCATGCTCAACCTTAAGACGCTCGAGCTAAAACCACACGAACACGATTACTTTTCCACCATATGTCTGAACGTGTCTTTTGACCCGGATTCTGAAGCCCGCTGTGAGCGTTGGGAGAAGTTTCTACAACAGACCGTCCAGACCCCGGAACCCATTGCCCAGCTTCAGGAATTCGCAGGCTTATGCCTTACCCGCGATACTCGCTTTGAAAAATGCCTGTTGCTGCTTGGCCCCGGTTCGGATGGTAAATCGACACTTCTTAAAGTTCTGCGTGAACTTGTGTGTGCTGCTAACTGCTCGGCGGTGGCCTTTCAGGATTTGGAAGACCAGTTCCGCCGGGCCAGCCTCTATAACAAGCTGCTGAACATTTCCACGGAAATCGGATCGGCGGCAATGGAAACACCTATTTTTAAGGCCGTTGTTTCCGGTGATGCCATTCAGGGCGCGTTCAAGCATAAGGACAGCTTTGAATTTACACCGTTCTGCAAGCTGGCCTTTGCCGCTAACAAGCTGCCCCGCGTTCTGGATAACACGGACGGATTTTTCCGGCGCATGCTGCCCATTGAGTTCAAGAAACAGTTTCTTGAAGACGATCCAGACCGCAACCCGCACCTTTTTGAAGAACTCATTGAGCATGAGCTTTCCGAAATCTTCCATTGGGCTTTGGTCGGTCTGCATCGTCTGTATGAGCAAGGCAAGTTCACCAGTTGTGATGAAACGCGGGAACTGCTCATGGACTACAGGCGGCTTAATAACCCCGTGCAGGCTTTCGTGGAAGATAAGTGTGAGCTTGAGGACGGCGCGAAGCAGTCTAAGGACTCGCTGTATAAGTCCTACCGCGAATACAGTTCCGAAAACGGCTATCAGGCCATGCATAAGGAAAACTTCTTCCGTGAGCTATACGCGGCTGTGAAGACTCTTAAGGAGACACGCCCAAGCATTAACGGAAAGCGTTGCCGTATGGTTGCAGGTATCAAAACCAAATTCGAGTTGAAGGCTTAA
- a CDS encoding helix-turn-helix domain-containing protein: MNALEEYRTANGLTFEALAKKVGMSKPGVFRHCKDLQAASGEAVLRYHAKLGIPLESFRPDLFTNQKEAH; encoded by the coding sequence ATGAACGCACTAGAAGAATATCGGACTGCTAACGGGCTTACTTTTGAGGCCCTAGCAAAAAAGGTTGGTATGAGTAAGCCGGGAGTCTTTAGGCATTGCAAAGACCTGCAAGCGGCCTCTGGGGAAGCTGTGCTTCGTTATCATGCAAAGCTTGGCATTCCGTTAGAGTCGTTCCGGCCTGATCTGTTCACAAATCAAAAGGAGGCACACTAA
- a CDS encoding phage regulatory CII family protein: MKDERKSVAVEIQNMVLRHHNMSVEVITEQTFGSTKSHWTLYKELNPEDSTAKMGVLDLVPLMKTCGSVAPLEAIAQQMNMAVVPLPEAGIFSESLEDDMNRTTKEFSDAVVKFAAIMEDGNVTAQEFAEFDKEIMELISSALFWRNRIKYLVKG, translated from the coding sequence ATGAAAGACGAACGCAAAAGCGTAGCCGTAGAAATACAAAATATGGTGCTGCGGCACCATAATATGTCGGTGGAAGTCATAACCGAACAGACCTTCGGTTCCACCAAAAGCCATTGGACTTTATACAAGGAACTGAATCCCGAAGATTCTACCGCGAAAATGGGCGTTCTGGACCTCGTTCCGCTTATGAAGACATGTGGTTCAGTGGCACCACTTGAAGCCATTGCCCAGCAGATGAATATGGCTGTTGTCCCGCTTCCTGAAGCGGGCATTTTTTCGGAATCGCTGGAAGACGACATGAACCGCACCACTAAGGAATTCAGTGACGCGGTGGTCAAATTCGCCGCCATAATGGAAGACGGCAACGTAACGGCTCAAGAGTTCGCGGAGTTCGATAAAGAAATCATGGAATTGATTTCATCGGCTCTGTTCTGGCGCAACCGTATTAAATACCTTGTGAAGGGATAA
- a CDS encoding helix-turn-helix domain-containing protein, whose amino-acid sequence MLMSTKPFDKEAAHGWKAVMERIKRLRSEGETLEVIGKKLGVSKAAVSRWLSENLGGEKNSFGDMVRYAKTLGITPAEMFGEKAVQISMFDKQVAHELSENIRLAGFSIEDVANMTGVTQKRLGRIVEGQEPPTPEDLFVVCKSINLNPAILLNKAAELANIETNNKAQQTQKSA is encoded by the coding sequence ATGCTCATGAGTACTAAACCATTCGATAAAGAAGCGGCTCACGGCTGGAAGGCTGTAATGGAGCGGATAAAAAGACTTCGTTCAGAAGGCGAAACCCTTGAAGTGATAGGTAAAAAGTTAGGGGTTTCAAAAGCTGCTGTTTCGCGCTGGCTGTCTGAAAATTTAGGCGGCGAGAAGAACTCTTTTGGCGATATGGTGAGATATGCAAAGACGCTGGGTATAACCCCCGCTGAAATGTTCGGCGAAAAAGCCGTTCAGATTAGTATGTTTGATAAGCAGGTAGCTCATGAACTTAGCGAGAATATTCGTCTGGCAGGCTTTTCTATTGAAGATGTGGCGAATATGACCGGAGTCACGCAAAAGAGACTAGGCAGAATAGTAGAGGGACAGGAGCCACCGACACCTGAAGATCTTTTTGTTGTATGCAAGAGTATAAATTTAAATCCGGCTATCTTACTGAACAAAGCGGCAGAGCTTGCAAATATTGAGACTAACAATAAAGCCCAGCAAACACAGAAGTCTGCTTAA